Proteins encoded by one window of Enterococcus saccharolyticus subsp. saccharolyticus:
- a CDS encoding aldo/keto reductase, translating into MSLKDTYTLANGIEIPVVGFGTWQTPDGDVAESSVIAAIKAGYRHIDTAAIYKNEESVGRGIAKSGIPREELFITTKLWNDAHAYDLAKQAIDTSMKKLGVDYLDLYLIHWPNPVAFRENWQEANAQAWRAMEEAVEAGKIRAIGVSNFMPHHLDALLETAKIKPVVNQIYLSPSDRQEEVVAYNTKHNILSEAYSPLGTGKIFSVPELQTIAEKYDKTIAQVVLRWSLQHGFLPLPKSVHEDRIIENAQIFDFELSPEDIAAIDALQGAAGEAPVPDEKTF; encoded by the coding sequence ATGAGTTTAAAAGACACATATACATTAGCAAATGGAATTGAAATTCCAGTAGTAGGATTTGGAACATGGCAGACACCTGATGGCGATGTTGCGGAATCATCGGTTATTGCAGCGATTAAAGCTGGGTATCGTCACATTGATACAGCGGCTATTTATAAAAATGAGGAATCTGTTGGTCGTGGAATTGCTAAAAGCGGGATTCCAAGAGAAGAGTTGTTCATTACGACGAAGCTATGGAATGATGCGCATGCTTATGATTTAGCCAAACAAGCAATTGATACGTCCATGAAAAAACTAGGTGTAGATTATTTAGATTTGTATTTGATTCATTGGCCAAATCCAGTGGCTTTCCGCGAAAACTGGCAAGAAGCAAATGCGCAAGCTTGGCGTGCGATGGAAGAAGCTGTTGAAGCAGGCAAAATTCGAGCGATTGGCGTTTCTAACTTTATGCCACATCATTTAGATGCCTTATTAGAAACAGCTAAAATTAAACCTGTCGTGAACCAAATTTATTTGAGCCCAAGTGATCGTCAAGAAGAAGTTGTGGCGTATAACACAAAACACAATATCTTAAGTGAAGCATACAGCCCATTAGGTACGGGGAAAATTTTTAGTGTTCCTGAATTACAAACAATTGCTGAAAAGTACGATAAAACAATTGCTCAAGTCGTTTTACGTTGGAGTCTACAACATGGTTTCTTACCACTACCAAAATCGGTTCATGAAGATCGTATTATTGAAAATGCTCAAATTTTTGATTTTGAATTGAGCCCAGAAGATATAGCTGCCATTGATGCCCTACAAGGAGCGGCAGGCGAAGCACCTGTTCCAGATGAAAAAACATTTTAA
- a CDS encoding amino acid ABC transporter permease gives MDAMLGVVIDFGKTVKWIPTFIDGTIVTIVLSLITVVFGSLLGLFATLMKQSRFKIFNAIAAIYTQVIRGTPLLVQLYIWLYGLPLIGISIPALSFLGNTYGSREFLTAIVALSINSGAYICELLRGGLASIDKGQMEAGRSLGLSRGQTMKAVIIPQAIRVVLPGLGNEFIMMIKESSIVSVVGIFDVMYTSNIVKAATYSIFEPLIIVALIYFFLTFTLTALIKKLETRLNVYD, from the coding sequence ATGGATGCAATGTTAGGAGTAGTTATAGATTTTGGAAAAACCGTAAAGTGGATTCCCACTTTTATTGATGGGACAATTGTCACCATCGTTTTATCATTAATAACAGTTGTATTTGGTTCATTACTAGGTTTGTTTGCTACCTTGATGAAACAATCACGTTTTAAAATTTTCAACGCTATTGCAGCAATTTATACACAAGTAATTCGTGGTACCCCATTATTAGTGCAATTATATATTTGGTTATACGGGTTACCACTAATTGGTATTTCCATACCTGCCCTTTCTTTTCTTGGAAATACATATGGATCAAGAGAATTTTTAACCGCTATAGTGGCCTTATCGATTAATTCTGGCGCTTATATCTGTGAGTTATTGCGTGGGGGATTAGCATCAATTGATAAAGGACAAATGGAAGCTGGACGCTCATTGGGCTTAAGTCGTGGACAAACAATGAAAGCTGTCATTATTCCACAAGCAATCCGAGTAGTCCTCCCTGGTTTAGGAAATGAATTTATCATGATGATTAAAGAATCTTCTATTGTTTCTGTTGTAGGAATCTTTGATGTCATGTACACAAGTAACATCGTCAAAGCCGCAACGTATTCTATTTTTGAACCATTGATTATTGTTGCCTTAATTTATTTCTTCCTAACCTTTACACTTACTGCTTTAATCAAGAAATTAGAAACGAGGTTAAATGTCTATGATTAA
- a CDS encoding amino acid ABC transporter ATP-binding protein has product MIKTNQLTKNFGELSVLNGITTHIEKGETIAVIGPSGSGKSTFLRCLNLMETPTSGDVYFKDILLTNPQLKETEINQIRENIGMVFQHFNLFPNMTVLENIILAPMKLKNLTKQQATQKAEALLKKVGLLEKKDVYPNKLSGGQKQRVAIARALAMEPEVMLFDEPTSALDPEMVKEVLLVIQELAKSNLTTVIVTHEMNFAKQVASRVLFIDKGVIVEEGTPTELFDFPKEKRTQEFLDQITF; this is encoded by the coding sequence ATGATTAAAACCAATCAGTTAACGAAAAATTTTGGTGAGTTGTCTGTTTTAAATGGCATCACCACCCATATCGAAAAAGGAGAAACAATCGCCGTGATTGGCCCTTCTGGTTCAGGAAAATCAACATTTCTTCGTTGCTTAAATTTGATGGAAACACCAACGAGTGGTGATGTCTATTTTAAAGACATTTTATTAACAAATCCACAATTAAAAGAAACGGAAATTAACCAAATTCGTGAAAATATTGGGATGGTTTTTCAACATTTCAATTTATTTCCTAATATGACTGTGTTAGAAAATATTATCTTAGCACCGATGAAATTAAAAAATTTAACCAAACAACAAGCGACACAAAAAGCCGAAGCATTGCTTAAAAAAGTTGGTCTACTAGAGAAAAAAGATGTGTATCCTAACAAATTATCTGGCGGGCAAAAACAACGGGTAGCTATCGCACGTGCCCTAGCAATGGAACCGGAAGTCATGTTGTTTGATGAACCAACTTCTGCACTTGATCCAGAAATGGTCAAAGAAGTATTGCTAGTTATCCAAGAGTTAGCCAAAAGTAATTTAACGACAGTCATCGTGACGCACGAAATGAATTTCGCCAAACAAGTTGCCTCTCGTGTCCTGTTTATTGATAAAGGCGTCATCGTTGAAGAAGGAACACCTACTGAACTATTTGATTTCCCGAAAGAAAAACGAACACAAGAATTTTTAGACCAAATTACATTTTAA
- a CDS encoding transporter substrate-binding domain-containing protein, whose protein sequence is MKKLTLALFSCLAAITLAACGSGDSKKGADAGETDKLAQIKEKGKLVIGTSPDFPPLEFYILNDKGEKEIVGSDITLAKAVAEKIGVELEIKATDFNGVLANIQTNSVDFGISGFVATEQREDIMDFSEGYQQEASEGFQGLLVSKEIADKYKSMDELKDANLTIGAQGGSIQFETASLLTDAKNIKQFGTMDAAILALNSGDLQAVTVSTSSVEPLLTTFPDLVILPKETFNLDPENKYGTNVIGFPKGDDTTSFITLVNEVIQENKENGNLEKWRKESEEQAVNALKE, encoded by the coding sequence ATGAAAAAATTAACGTTAGCTTTATTCAGTTGTCTAGCAGCAATCACATTGGCTGCTTGTGGTTCAGGAGATTCAAAAAAAGGCGCTGATGCTGGTGAAACAGATAAATTGGCACAAATCAAAGAAAAGGGCAAATTAGTGATTGGTACCTCTCCTGATTTTCCGCCGTTAGAATTTTATATCTTAAATGACAAAGGTGAAAAAGAAATTGTCGGAAGCGACATTACCTTAGCAAAAGCTGTTGCCGAAAAAATTGGGGTCGAACTAGAAATTAAAGCCACAGATTTTAACGGTGTTTTAGCGAATATCCAAACCAACAGCGTTGACTTTGGGATTTCTGGATTTGTAGCAACTGAACAACGTGAAGACATCATGGATTTCTCGGAAGGATACCAACAAGAAGCGAGTGAAGGTTTCCAAGGATTATTAGTATCCAAAGAAATTGCGGATAAATACAAATCAATGGATGAACTAAAAGATGCCAACTTAACGATTGGTGCCCAAGGTGGTTCGATTCAATTTGAAACGGCTAGTTTATTAACTGATGCTAAGAATATTAAACAATTCGGAACAATGGATGCCGCAATTTTAGCGTTAAACTCTGGTGATTTACAAGCAGTGACTGTTTCAACTTCGTCTGTTGAACCTTTACTAACCACTTTCCCAGACTTAGTTATCTTGCCAAAAGAAACATTCAACTTAGACCCTGAAAATAAATATGGCACAAACGTCATTGGTTTTCCTAAAGGCGATGATACTACCTCATTTATTACGCTCGTAAATGAAGTCATCCAAGAAAACAAAGAGAATGGAAACCTAGAAAAATGGCGGAAAGAATCAGAAGAACAAGCGGTAAATGCCTTAAAGGAATAG
- a CDS encoding M20 family metallopeptidase produces MTIKETLLASIENKIDAYMELVKIMYDNPEIGNEEFETMKLLVNYLDSVGFKTTSGYIVPTGFLGEYDTGKPGPTIAVMCEYDALPEVGHGCGHNLIAGIGVATGEAVKAIIDQFGGKLLVVGTPAEENFGGKVSMSEAGVFDDVDVALMVHPGSQNGVGGRSNALNPIKFEFFGKNAHACDPASGASALDAAVMSYLQINLLRQFAAPHTYIHGVIKDGGEAANVIPGYASMEYYFRAPTIGYAKELTEKAVQAVAGICQANGVTFKTSTYECPYEDTVINYKLADILAEKYAELGVEDVQPVDEVASGSTDVGAVSYRCPTIQGNIKICGPEVGGHTKEMAAATLSPEGQSGLIKAAQGLSLTILELLEHPEVLAEVKAEFDETMAKLG; encoded by the coding sequence ATGACAATCAAAGAAACGTTATTAGCTTCCATTGAAAATAAGATTGATGCCTATATGGAATTAGTGAAGATTATGTATGATAATCCAGAAATTGGTAATGAAGAATTTGAAACAATGAAATTATTGGTGAACTACCTAGATAGTGTTGGTTTTAAAACAACATCGGGGTATATTGTTCCGACTGGTTTTTTAGGTGAATACGATACTGGTAAACCAGGACCTACCATCGCCGTGATGTGTGAATACGATGCGTTACCTGAAGTGGGACATGGTTGTGGTCATAACTTAATTGCCGGTATTGGTGTCGCAACTGGTGAGGCCGTCAAAGCGATAATTGATCAATTTGGTGGGAAATTATTAGTCGTTGGAACGCCTGCTGAAGAAAATTTTGGTGGAAAAGTCAGTATGTCAGAAGCCGGTGTTTTTGATGATGTAGATGTCGCACTGATGGTTCATCCGGGAAGTCAAAATGGTGTGGGTGGTCGCTCAAATGCCTTAAATCCAATTAAATTTGAATTCTTTGGAAAAAATGCCCATGCGTGTGATCCAGCTTCGGGAGCATCAGCCCTAGACGCAGCCGTTATGAGTTATTTACAAATTAACTTATTACGTCAATTTGCAGCACCACATACGTATATTCACGGTGTCATCAAAGATGGTGGTGAAGCAGCCAATGTCATTCCTGGCTACGCTTCAATGGAGTATTATTTCCGTGCACCTACTATCGGATATGCCAAAGAATTAACAGAAAAAGCGGTTCAAGCAGTCGCTGGTATTTGTCAAGCGAATGGTGTGACGTTCAAAACTTCTACGTATGAGTGTCCGTATGAAGACACAGTTATTAACTACAAATTAGCGGATATTTTAGCGGAAAAATATGCAGAACTAGGTGTGGAAGACGTCCAACCGGTTGATGAAGTCGCAAGTGGTTCAACCGATGTCGGTGCAGTAAGTTATCGTTGCCCAACAATTCAAGGAAACATTAAAATTTGTGGACCTGAAGTCGGTGGACATACCAAAGAAATGGCAGCTGCCACTCTTTCTCCAGAAGGTCAAAGCGGCTTAATCAAAGCCGCCCAAGGGTTATCTTTAACGATATTAGAATTGTTAGAACATCCTGAAGTTTTGGCGGAAGTCAAAGCTGAATTTGACGAAACTATGGCAAAATTAGGATAA
- a CDS encoding glycosyltransferase, whose amino-acid sequence MIDENVLYIIGLVLVMLYILTGFDDFIWDIITLFRRKPYKKELLDLKKVDDVPPKLLAVAIAAWHEESVLGDVIDNMIASVHYPNSMYHVFLGVYPNDDATITVAKQLEEKYENVHMIINELPGPTSKAQNINYVITQIKAMEKEKQWHFEALNVHDSEDVVHPYELKVTNYLLETYPAIQFPVFPLMEMPKFSNFFKNLVTNTYADEFAENHFSTMVSRYSSGAFVPSAGTGFTLSRAVIDSFGEEDVLPKDSLTEDYRLSLTLYQKGIQMYYPLIQVPRINFKNEFVHEFIATRSRFPYTFKTAVKQKTRWILGITMQSFKFKEIFSTKEMTFAGRYSLYRDFKAKIGNMLVLVGYPVLIYFFASLFWDLPPIYPKYSLSWYLCVLVTIMMLERQLFRAVAIKKVYGMRSVFFACLFPPILPIRFVYGNIINMVATMKAFKQKIFGNQTPVKKEKKAKRKNKQSEQKQLIWDKTEHHFLEKDVLQRYHRKLGDVLLEKGFIEPKGLKEALENANEQKQALGAYLLAHDLLSEDHLLEALANVQHLQYLPAANLSTYLQPEFAEKFDREQLRQWYCLPILESDNHYVFAFCDATPRDVADRLEATYQISVSTIYALKQTILEGLDRLDTATPLIDFAYERYEQKFISYKQLFLVRAYQEKTATSAEELLLKMGLLPPSFAVSSEHSETIKQLPESTDPLNLRKTTNLTEKVKQ is encoded by the coding sequence ATGATAGATGAAAATGTATTGTATATCATCGGTTTAGTATTAGTGATGTTATACATCTTAACAGGCTTTGACGATTTCATTTGGGATATTATTACTTTATTTAGACGTAAACCCTATAAAAAAGAGTTGTTGGATTTAAAAAAAGTAGACGATGTTCCCCCAAAATTACTTGCTGTTGCTATTGCTGCTTGGCATGAAGAAAGTGTACTTGGTGATGTGATTGATAACATGATTGCATCCGTGCATTATCCAAATTCAATGTACCATGTCTTTTTAGGTGTCTATCCCAATGATGATGCCACGATTACGGTCGCAAAACAACTTGAGGAAAAATATGAAAATGTCCATATGATTATTAACGAATTACCTGGACCAACCTCAAAAGCACAAAATATTAATTACGTGATTACCCAAATCAAAGCTATGGAAAAAGAAAAACAGTGGCATTTTGAAGCTTTAAATGTTCATGATTCTGAAGATGTCGTGCATCCTTATGAATTAAAAGTAACAAATTACTTGTTAGAAACTTATCCAGCGATTCAATTTCCAGTCTTTCCACTAATGGAAATGCCAAAATTCAGTAACTTCTTCAAAAATTTAGTAACGAATACATACGCCGATGAATTTGCAGAAAATCATTTTTCAACGATGGTTAGTCGTTACAGTAGTGGTGCATTTGTTCCATCAGCGGGTACCGGCTTTACTCTTTCACGTGCCGTTATTGATAGTTTTGGTGAGGAAGATGTCTTACCTAAAGACAGTTTGACTGAAGATTATCGCTTATCTTTAACCTTATATCAAAAAGGGATTCAAATGTATTATCCGTTAATTCAAGTCCCGCGAATTAATTTCAAAAATGAGTTTGTGCATGAATTTATCGCCACACGTAGTCGTTTTCCGTACACATTTAAAACAGCGGTCAAACAAAAAACACGCTGGATTTTAGGTATTACCATGCAGTCTTTTAAATTCAAAGAAATTTTTTCAACCAAAGAAATGACCTTTGCTGGTCGCTACTCGCTTTACCGCGACTTCAAAGCAAAAATTGGAAATATGTTGGTCCTTGTTGGTTATCCTGTTTTAATTTATTTCTTTGCCTCTTTGTTCTGGGACTTACCGCCAATTTATCCGAAATATTCGTTATCTTGGTATTTATGCGTCTTGGTTACCATCATGATGCTCGAGAGACAGTTATTCCGTGCAGTAGCGATTAAGAAAGTCTACGGTATGCGAAGTGTCTTCTTTGCTTGTTTGTTTCCACCAATTTTGCCGATTCGTTTTGTTTATGGAAATATCATTAACATGGTCGCAACCATGAAAGCTTTCAAGCAAAAGATTTTCGGTAATCAAACACCTGTAAAAAAAGAAAAGAAAGCAAAACGTAAAAATAAACAAAGTGAACAAAAGCAACTGATTTGGGATAAAACCGAACATCACTTCCTAGAAAAAGATGTCTTACAGCGTTACCATCGTAAATTAGGTGATGTCTTATTGGAAAAAGGCTTCATAGAACCAAAAGGCTTGAAAGAAGCTTTGGAAAACGCAAATGAGCAAAAACAAGCTTTAGGTGCTTATTTATTAGCTCATGATTTGCTTTCAGAAGACCATTTATTAGAGGCTCTCGCTAACGTGCAACATTTGCAATATCTACCTGCTGCCAATTTATCAACCTATCTGCAACCAGAATTTGCGGAAAAGTTTGATCGTGAGCAACTCCGTCAATGGTATTGTTTGCCAATTTTAGAATCAGACAATCATTATGTCTTTGCTTTTTGTGATGCAACACCACGCGATGTAGCAGATCGTTTAGAAGCAACCTATCAAATTAGTGTGTCTACGATTTATGCCTTAAAACAAACCATTTTAGAAGGATTAGATAGATTAGATACTGCTACACCGCTCATTGATTTTGCTTATGAACGTTATGAACAAAAATTTATTTCTTATAAACAACTTTTCTTAGTACGTGCCTATCAAGAAAAGACCGCCACTTCTGCTGAAGAACTCTTATTGAAAATGGGATTATTGCCCCCTTCATTTGCTGTAAGTAGCGAACATTCTGAAACAATCAAACAGCTTCCTGAATCAACAGATCCACTTAACTTAAGAAAAACCACAAATCTCACAGAAAAAGTGAAGCAATAG